A region of Fimbriimonadaceae bacterium DNA encodes the following proteins:
- the yheS gene encoding putative ABC transporter ATP-binding protein YheS has translation MTSELRLKSRRGAWLTGFQVAVPNGPPVGLASVTIEPASTSAVSLKIRSRGIHGWAGSSSAAIVILCNSAATTASSKVPNRRKYTLDVLLEVVDLRKGFLGDELFAGVTFKIDRREKVALVGRNGVGKSTLVKILIGEVDPDQGSLRWARGTSVGYLRQHAQLDPARTVFEEAESAQAHLRELQDRLRELEAKLEDQPSEDDLEEFARIHEHLEASGGYAIDRDLKSVLARMGFLEADYGKPVGALSGGETTRLMLAKLLIEEPDLLILDEPTNHLDLEATEWLEGWIRGYGGSVLAISHDRTFLNNIAERVLDMRFGEVRSYQGPYDRFIELREEDDARLADQVEKQQVQMAKLDDYVRRFMNSQRTAQARGRLKQLEKLRATALQAPSEDKGLAVSFGKVSRSGDIVIESKGLAMAFGERRLFTNLDWTVRWSERWGVIGGNGVGKSTLARIILKQFEPVAGTARLGANVKAGYFSQDAGDLDPKRTPVQVLNGEFGLTEERARDFLGRFLLSGDDSIRPIGSLSGGERNKLALARLILSEPNLLILDEPTNHLDIDSREALAEVLSDFKGTLVLISHDRWLLENVTDHTLEIRRDGATQFPGHYGEFRRSKPTAAGNARRVVQPSGSASNGMTPRELSKEIDRVNKLVSSAEANVALKEKELRELELLMSDPTQVEDIRGLSIRHAETQAQLDHATQEWFKLSMQLEELHEQRGTKL, from the coding sequence ATGACCTCGGAGCTGCGACTCAAAAGCCGAAGGGGCGCGTGGCTGACCGGGTTCCAGGTCGCCGTACCCAACGGCCCTCCTGTTGGGCTGGCCAGCGTCACAATCGAGCCGGCTTCGACCTCTGCCGTCTCGCTCAAAATAAGGTCGCGAGGTATCCACGGATGGGCGGGGAGCTCATCCGCAGCGATCGTCATCCTCTGCAACTCGGCGGCAACCACGGCGAGTTCGAAGGTACCCAACCGGCGCAAGTACACTCTCGACGTGCTGCTGGAAGTCGTCGACCTCAGGAAGGGATTTCTCGGCGATGAGCTGTTCGCCGGAGTCACTTTCAAAATCGATCGGCGCGAAAAAGTTGCGCTTGTCGGCCGAAACGGGGTCGGCAAGAGCACGCTGGTCAAGATCCTTATCGGCGAAGTGGATCCAGACCAGGGATCCCTCCGCTGGGCCCGTGGAACATCGGTCGGATACCTGCGGCAGCATGCCCAGCTCGATCCGGCTCGGACCGTCTTCGAAGAGGCCGAGTCGGCCCAAGCGCATCTGCGGGAGCTGCAGGACCGCCTCCGAGAATTGGAGGCGAAGCTAGAAGATCAGCCCTCGGAGGACGACCTCGAGGAGTTTGCTCGGATCCACGAGCATTTGGAGGCTTCCGGTGGATATGCAATCGACCGGGACCTCAAGTCCGTGCTCGCCCGCATGGGATTTTTGGAAGCTGACTATGGCAAGCCGGTGGGTGCGCTGAGCGGAGGCGAAACGACGCGACTGATGCTGGCGAAGCTCCTCATCGAGGAACCCGATCTATTGATTCTCGATGAGCCGACAAACCACCTGGATTTGGAGGCAACGGAGTGGCTTGAGGGCTGGATCCGTGGGTATGGCGGGAGCGTGCTGGCGATTAGTCACGACCGCACGTTCTTAAACAACATCGCGGAGCGCGTTCTTGACATGCGCTTCGGTGAGGTCAGGTCCTACCAAGGGCCTTACGATCGATTCATCGAGCTGCGAGAGGAAGACGACGCGCGGCTTGCCGATCAGGTCGAGAAGCAACAAGTCCAGATGGCGAAGCTTGACGACTACGTGCGACGGTTCATGAACAGCCAACGGACTGCCCAAGCACGGGGCCGCCTGAAGCAGCTTGAGAAGCTTCGCGCAACCGCACTGCAGGCGCCCTCCGAGGATAAGGGGCTGGCGGTGTCTTTCGGTAAGGTCAGCCGCTCGGGTGACATCGTCATCGAGTCCAAAGGGTTGGCGATGGCCTTTGGCGAGCGCAGGCTGTTCACCAATCTCGATTGGACGGTCCGGTGGAGCGAGAGGTGGGGCGTTATTGGCGGCAACGGCGTTGGAAAATCCACGCTCGCGAGAATCATCCTAAAGCAGTTTGAACCGGTTGCCGGGACGGCTCGGTTAGGCGCCAATGTGAAGGCTGGGTACTTCTCCCAGGATGCCGGAGACCTCGACCCAAAGCGAACCCCGGTTCAAGTGCTAAACGGAGAGTTTGGCCTCACGGAAGAGAGGGCACGAGACTTCCTCGGCCGTTTCTTGTTGAGCGGCGACGATTCAATCCGGCCGATTGGCAGCCTCAGTGGTGGTGAGCGAAACAAGCTCGCCTTGGCACGGTTGATCCTTTCGGAACCCAATCTCCTCATCCTCGACGAGCCGACCAACCATCTCGACATCGATTCGCGCGAGGCGCTGGCCGAAGTCCTAAGTGACTTCAAAGGCACGTTGGTCCTGATCTCCCATGACCGGTGGCTGCTTGAGAATGTCACCGACCACACCTTGGAGATTCGACGCGATGGAGCGACCCAGTTCCCCGGTCATTACGGCGAATTCCGCCGATCAAAACCCACAGCGGCCGGTAACGCTCGGCGCGTCGTTCAGCCTTCCGGTTCAGCTTCAAATGGCATGACTCCCCGAGAGCTTAGCAAGGAAATCGACCGAGTGAATAAGCTTGTTTCGTCTGCCGAAGCCAACGTCGCGTTAAAGGAGAAGGAATTGAGGGAACTCGAGCTCCTAATGTCAGATCCGACGCAGGTCGAGGACATCCGGGGACTCAGCATCCGCCACGCCGAGACCCAGGCACAGTTGGACCACGCCACCCAGGAGTGGTTTAAGCTCTCGATGCAGCTCGAAGAGCTGCACGAGCAGCGCGGAACCAAGCTCTAA
- the htpX_1 gene encoding Protease HtpX, giving the protein MDRKTFPGISADAFVSENDRRALAALKKVPLLPQVIQKFYEVGLDRWIYCWNMAMSVRCGPKQFKTLYEIMRESCDVLDMPEPELYITSNPFPNAFAGGVERPYITLRSSIVDTLNDEQLYHLMGHELGHLKAGHILYKSVASVLVPLLELIGRRTFGLGDVASIGLVLAMAEWSRQAEISADRAGLLVAQNFDISATANLALCAGPSRFSSEMSQEAFMDQARSYMDMNTMDSIGKMLIFLFYSATATHPMPVHRTRELERWVTAGEFDRIMRGDYLRTSGAA; this is encoded by the coding sequence ATGGATCGCAAAACGTTTCCTGGCATCAGTGCCGACGCCTTCGTTTCGGAAAACGACCGCCGCGCTCTGGCTGCTCTTAAGAAAGTCCCGCTGCTGCCGCAGGTGATCCAAAAGTTTTACGAAGTCGGCCTCGACCGCTGGATTTATTGCTGGAATATGGCGATGAGCGTTCGGTGCGGACCAAAGCAGTTTAAAACGCTCTATGAGATCATGCGCGAGTCGTGCGATGTGCTCGACATGCCCGAGCCAGAGCTTTACATCACGAGTAATCCGTTTCCCAACGCATTTGCCGGAGGCGTCGAAAGGCCCTATATCACGTTGCGATCCTCCATCGTCGATACCTTGAACGATGAGCAGCTCTATCATCTGATGGGCCACGAGCTCGGCCATTTGAAGGCCGGCCATATTCTGTACAAGTCGGTCGCGTCCGTACTCGTTCCTCTGTTGGAGCTCATCGGAAGGCGCACGTTTGGCCTCGGTGACGTGGCCAGTATCGGACTCGTCCTTGCCATGGCGGAGTGGTCTCGCCAAGCTGAAATCTCGGCAGATCGGGCAGGACTGCTTGTGGCTCAAAACTTCGATATCTCGGCTACCGCGAACTTAGCCCTCTGCGCCGGCCCAAGCCGCTTCAGCAGTGAAATGAGCCAGGAGGCATTTATGGATCAGGCCCGCAGCTATATGGACATGAACACGATGGACAGCATTGGCAAAATGCTGATCTTCCTGTTCTATAGCGCGACGGCAACCCATCCGATGCCTGTCCATCGAACACGGGAGCTTGAGCGCTGGGTGACCGCTGGTGAATTCGATCGCATTATGCGCGGCGATTACCTCCGAACGAGTGGAGCGGCCTAA
- the cysS gene encoding Cysteine--tRNA ligase, with product MTARDFLLHDTLSGRVKPLVPQEPGHLKFYTCGPTVYSYAHIGNFRSFLTADLVVKTARAIGWKVTWVTNITDVGHLTQDDMADASGEDKMERALRSKEGEQFHNVWELSEYYAERFKEDWARLNFSEPDIRPKATQHVREQILAAQTLIDNGHAYETPTGVYFAVASFPEYGKLSGNTRDKLLEGVRDGLVVDENKRDNADFAIWKKDDKHLMQWHSPFGWGFPGWHIECSVMARAYLGDTIDLHSGGEDNIFPHHECEIAQSESLTGKPFSNHWLHTRFLQVEGSKMSKRDGTFFTVRDLVDDRRIDPLALRWALMSVHFGKPLNFTLQTLEDAVKAVERFAECDRIVANGIQAGRSGDDALGHSLDQLYEESLDAMCDNLNTSVALAKAYEGTGHIFREAEAISVASAQAGKRFLDRINELLGIVRLESPAATSSARALVDVSMVEAAIERRAQAKAAKNFAEADAIRGELEALGIELRDTPDGTTWKVKSDI from the coding sequence ATGACGGCCCGTGATTTTCTCTTGCACGACACGCTCAGCGGCCGCGTCAAGCCGCTCGTTCCCCAGGAGCCTGGCCATCTCAAGTTCTATACCTGCGGGCCCACGGTCTACAGCTACGCACACATCGGCAACTTCCGCAGCTTCCTGACCGCCGACTTGGTGGTGAAGACGGCACGGGCGATTGGTTGGAAGGTCACGTGGGTCACCAACATCACCGACGTGGGCCATCTGACGCAAGACGATATGGCCGATGCCAGCGGCGAGGACAAGATGGAGCGCGCGCTGCGGAGCAAAGAAGGCGAGCAGTTCCACAACGTCTGGGAGCTATCGGAATACTACGCCGAGCGCTTTAAGGAGGACTGGGCGAGACTCAATTTCAGCGAGCCCGACATCCGCCCCAAGGCCACTCAGCATGTGCGGGAGCAGATCCTGGCCGCCCAAACGCTTATCGACAACGGCCATGCCTATGAGACGCCGACGGGAGTTTATTTCGCGGTTGCCTCGTTTCCCGAGTACGGAAAGCTGAGCGGCAACACGCGCGACAAGCTGCTCGAAGGGGTTCGTGACGGCCTCGTGGTGGACGAGAACAAGCGCGACAACGCCGATTTCGCGATTTGGAAGAAGGACGACAAGCACCTTATGCAATGGCATAGCCCGTTCGGGTGGGGCTTTCCTGGGTGGCACATTGAGTGTTCGGTTATGGCGCGGGCCTATCTCGGAGATACGATCGACTTGCACTCGGGCGGAGAGGACAATATTTTCCCCCACCACGAATGTGAAATCGCCCAGTCGGAGTCGCTCACGGGCAAACCGTTCTCCAACCATTGGCTGCACACCCGGTTCTTGCAGGTCGAAGGCTCGAAGATGTCGAAGCGAGACGGGACCTTTTTCACGGTTCGCGACCTTGTCGACGACCGACGAATCGATCCACTCGCGCTGCGCTGGGCCCTGATGTCGGTGCATTTCGGCAAGCCGTTGAACTTCACCCTTCAGACCCTTGAAGACGCGGTCAAAGCGGTCGAGCGCTTCGCCGAATGTGACCGCATCGTTGCCAATGGTATCCAAGCCGGACGCAGCGGGGATGACGCGCTCGGACACTCTCTGGACCAGCTGTACGAAGAGTCCCTAGACGCGATGTGCGATAACCTCAACACCAGTGTAGCGTTGGCCAAGGCATACGAAGGCACCGGCCATATTTTCCGCGAGGCGGAGGCCATCAGCGTGGCCTCGGCCCAAGCGGGGAAGCGGTTCCTGGACCGCATCAACGAGTTGCTGGGCATCGTGCGTCTAGAGTCGCCGGCGGCCACGAGTTCGGCCAGGGCCCTCGTGGATGTGAGCATGGTTGAAGCCGCCATCGAGCGGCGAGCCCAGGCGAAGGCGGCGAAGAATTTCGCCGAAGCCGATGCCATCCGGGGCGAGCTTGAAGCCTTGGGAATCGAGCTTCGCGACACCCCGGATGGTACGACCTGGAAGGTTAAGTCCGATATCTAA
- the dsbD_2 gene encoding Thiol:disulfide interchange protein DsbD: MRAVCLILALIAIPGSIDWRKDLEKSVAKAKREKKELALYFKTTWCKWCDKFDKTTLIDDAVVEAMGTRVAVKIDAERNRALVRKYAVACYPTILLMDANGTIRTRIEGYKTADELLPALR; encoded by the coding sequence ATGCGCGCCGTTTGCCTGATCCTCGCCCTCATCGCCATCCCGGGCTCCATCGACTGGCGAAAGGACCTTGAGAAGTCAGTGGCGAAGGCGAAGCGCGAGAAGAAGGAGCTTGCCCTCTATTTCAAGACGACCTGGTGCAAGTGGTGCGACAAGTTCGATAAGACGACCCTGATCGATGATGCGGTGGTCGAGGCGATGGGGACCAGGGTTGCCGTGAAGATCGATGCGGAAAGAAACCGCGCCCTCGTGCGGAAGTACGCCGTCGCCTGCTATCCGACGATCCTCCTCATGGATGCCAACGGCACCATCCGCACCCGAATCGAAGGCTACAAGACAGCGGATGAACTACTGCCGGCACTGCGGTAG
- the tsaD gene encoding tRNA N6-adenosine threonylcarbamoyltransferase — MTWFEGPLLAIETSCDETSCALLDGRRVLGLIVSSQEELHRKWGGVVPEAAARAHVEAVLPCLELTLEQARTSMDAVRAVAVTNRPGLVGALSVGVTAAKTIAFDRRLPVIGVNHLEGHLLSVYLEAQPGFPHLTLMVSGGHTELVVVRGPGEYQIIGQTIDDAAGEAFDKSARVFGLGYPGGRAIQEAAVAGHPGRYRLPVAEVKGRYDVSFSGLKTAALRLAEDNPDLDIPSASLAVQSAIVEALRRVAKRGIEDHRPQGLCLVGGVAANFALRSALEELCSRYGLAFYAPSIRYCTDNAAMIGLAGSWRLAQGECHGWDMDASSQSDW; from the coding sequence ATGACTTGGTTCGAGGGGCCACTCCTGGCCATCGAGACCAGCTGCGACGAGACGTCTTGCGCCCTCCTGGATGGCCGCCGTGTTCTTGGGCTCATCGTCAGCTCCCAAGAGGAACTTCACCGAAAGTGGGGTGGCGTGGTGCCGGAAGCTGCAGCAAGAGCCCATGTCGAAGCGGTGCTCCCTTGCCTGGAACTCACACTCGAGCAGGCGCGGACCAGCATGGATGCGGTCCGTGCGGTTGCTGTCACCAATCGTCCTGGGTTGGTTGGCGCCCTATCGGTGGGGGTGACCGCTGCCAAAACCATCGCGTTTGACCGCCGACTGCCGGTCATCGGCGTCAACCACCTTGAGGGCCACCTGTTAAGCGTGTACCTCGAAGCCCAGCCAGGCTTTCCCCATCTGACGCTGATGGTGAGCGGCGGCCACACCGAGTTGGTCGTGGTGCGCGGCCCCGGGGAGTACCAGATCATCGGACAGACCATCGACGACGCTGCGGGGGAGGCCTTCGACAAGTCCGCCCGGGTATTCGGGCTCGGCTACCCCGGTGGGCGAGCCATCCAGGAAGCGGCGGTGGCAGGACATCCAGGGAGGTACAGGCTGCCCGTAGCCGAAGTAAAGGGCCGCTACGACGTGAGCTTCAGCGGGCTCAAGACGGCCGCGCTCCGACTGGCTGAAGATAACCCGGATTTGGATATACCCAGTGCATCGCTCGCGGTCCAGTCGGCGATTGTCGAGGCGCTTCGACGAGTTGCAAAGAGGGGGATTGAAGACCACCGTCCCCAGGGGCTCTGCCTCGTGGGTGGCGTCGCGGCTAACTTCGCACTTCGTTCGGCGCTCGAAGAATTGTGCTCTCGTTATGGCCTTGCCTTCTACGCCCCGTCGATCCGCTATTGCACCGACAATGCCGCCATGATCGGTCTCGCGGGATCGTGGCGCCTGGCTCAGGGCGAATGCCATGGCTGGGATATGGACGCCTCCAGCCAGAGCGATTGGTAA
- the rimI gene encoding Ribosomal-protein-alanine acetyltransferase, with the protein MKAAKGVPIRIVPFNEHHLSQVLALEVAVHGSPWSERGFRNELENPHSVFVVAALDDEVIGYAGLWKVIDEAHVTNVVVDPTYRRRGIARQLISHILRQARDAGIRCATLEVRASNDAARLLYEGFGFVVTNRRRRYYPDNGEDALLMWLHDLQGWNS; encoded by the coding sequence ATGAAGGCGGCCAAAGGCGTGCCGATCCGCATCGTCCCGTTCAACGAACATCATCTGTCGCAAGTGCTCGCCCTTGAAGTCGCCGTCCACGGATCGCCGTGGAGCGAGCGTGGCTTTCGAAACGAGCTTGAGAATCCCCACTCTGTGTTTGTTGTGGCCGCCCTCGACGATGAGGTTATCGGCTATGCGGGCTTGTGGAAGGTCATCGACGAAGCCCACGTGACCAATGTGGTCGTCGATCCGACTTATCGTCGCCGCGGCATTGCCAGGCAGCTTATCAGCCATATTCTCCGCCAGGCCCGGGATGCCGGCATCCGCTGCGCGACGCTTGAGGTTCGCGCCAGCAACGACGCTGCTCGTCTCCTCTACGAGGGCTTCGGCTTCGTCGTTACCAACCGTCGCCGGCGGTATTACCCCGATAACGGGGAAGACGCCCTCCTCATGTGGCTCCATGACCTACAAGGCTGGAATTCATGA
- the livF gene encoding High-affinity branched-chain amino acid transport ATP-binding protein LivF, translating into MLTVQSINVYYGAIHALMNVSIDVRPGEIVSIIGSNGAGKSTLLRTISGLIRPRNGTITFGNDTITSTAPDQIVRMGLSHSPEGRRIFTNMTVHENLQLGAFVRKDNDGIETDMGEVMRRFPRLQERIRQNAGTLSGGEQQMLAIGRALMSRPKLLLLDEPSLGLAPNLVTEIFRIIHDINKEGVTVLLVEQNANRALEIANRAYVLETGVVVLEGSGQDLLHDPKVKEAYLGG; encoded by the coding sequence ATGCTGACGGTCCAATCGATCAACGTCTATTACGGCGCGATCCACGCGCTGATGAATGTCAGCATTGACGTTCGTCCTGGAGAGATCGTCAGCATTATCGGATCGAACGGCGCCGGTAAAAGCACCCTGCTAAGAACCATCAGCGGCCTGATCCGTCCGCGCAACGGCACGATCACGTTCGGCAACGACACAATCACTTCGACTGCTCCGGACCAGATCGTGCGGATGGGCCTCAGCCATTCGCCGGAGGGCCGCCGGATCTTCACCAACATGACGGTCCACGAGAACCTGCAACTCGGGGCCTTCGTGCGGAAGGACAATGACGGCATCGAGACGGATATGGGCGAAGTCATGCGGCGTTTTCCACGCTTGCAGGAGCGCATTAGGCAAAACGCAGGGACGTTGAGCGGAGGCGAACAACAGATGCTGGCGATCGGTCGCGCGCTCATGAGCCGGCCCAAGCTTCTTCTCCTCGACGAGCCCAGCCTCGGTCTCGCTCCGAATCTCGTGACCGAGATCTTCCGGATCATTCACGACATCAACAAGGAAGGGGTCACCGTCCTTCTCGTCGAGCAGAATGCCAATCGTGCCCTTGAGATTGCCAACCGCGCGTATGTTCTTGAAACCGGCGTGGTCGTCCTGGAAGGATCCGGCCAAGACCTCCTTCACGACCCAAAGGTCAAAGAGGCCTACTTGGGGGGATGA
- the tig_2 gene encoding Trigger factor, with amino-acid sequence MLSHLVAFCIGHALSEPIQNARAAPGDVVTAKVSWIPGKDRSKMRGELKVWVVGKSGAIPDWDAFVLDQVRGSTATYDVTTTLNGEQRQVGQVEIAVLRVDKQGVKPVIEIETIKQGQGDAASEGDTVQVHYTGTFLDGKKFDSSKDRGQAFPVEIGVTRLITGFTQGLIGIKKGEVRKVTIPYELAYGADGRPPVIPPMSTLVFELECLELKKKG; translated from the coding sequence ATGCTGTCCCACTTGGTTGCTTTCTGCATTGGACACGCCCTGAGCGAGCCGATCCAAAATGCCCGAGCCGCACCGGGGGACGTCGTTACCGCAAAGGTCAGTTGGATTCCGGGCAAGGACCGGTCAAAGATGCGCGGCGAGCTCAAAGTTTGGGTCGTCGGAAAATCGGGGGCGATTCCCGATTGGGACGCCTTTGTGCTTGATCAAGTACGCGGAAGCACCGCGACCTACGACGTCACCACGACTCTAAATGGCGAGCAGCGACAAGTCGGGCAGGTCGAAATCGCCGTCCTGCGCGTTGACAAGCAAGGAGTCAAACCAGTGATCGAAATTGAAACCATAAAGCAGGGACAGGGCGACGCGGCGAGTGAAGGGGACACAGTACAAGTCCATTACACCGGCACATTCTTGGATGGCAAGAAATTCGACTCCAGCAAGGACCGCGGCCAGGCGTTTCCGGTCGAGATCGGGGTTACCCGGCTCATCACCGGCTTCACCCAGGGGCTCATCGGCATCAAGAAGGGTGAAGTACGCAAGGTCACGATTCCCTATGAATTGGCTTACGGTGCAGATGGCCGACCCCCGGTCATCCCGCCCATGAGCACGCTCGTGTTCGAACTCGAGTGCCTGGAGCTTAAGAAGAAGGGCTAA
- the yloA gene encoding putative protein YloA has translation MSAKRLPFDSLGVRAVVHELQPWIGARAQKFVQRDDLTVQMQLYKGGAAWLLLSADPDFPRLHLSTRLKKLDASGPTFATELRRRLEGASLTAAVQRGFDRIVDLWFETDAGSWVLVVEIMGKHSNVILVDPQGRCAAPMKSVGITKSRRPVLVGRPYLPPPFEERPSLLEAREGDELKDSEGAAPFTLEWIRHFGLEAFQRAARANDYHPVFAPNRGAYPLSIGELGEAVPRESFSIAVEQAAEEFLERVHVDRRRQSLLGQLKRVRLARELAIRDLQNALDTARGATALQQRGELILAYAYQIKGQDTELDVIGYDGEPLTIALKPDLTPVENAERYFTKAKKAKAGQESNRITLERLEGDLAALDSVMFQIESTDSEQEIDDLAATCRAHRWLHQQVVAASAAERPFEGFAVRETTGPGGWRILYGDNATANDYLTHRVAKPNDWWLHVRGAVSAHAIIPTGNQPTKVPKETLLAAAELVVRNSPSKHSSYVAVDYTLKKHVRKPRGAPPGTALYTHEKTLHVDLK, from the coding sequence ATGAGCGCGAAGCGGTTGCCGTTCGATTCGCTCGGAGTCCGCGCCGTGGTGCACGAACTGCAGCCATGGATCGGAGCTCGAGCCCAAAAGTTTGTCCAGCGGGACGACCTGACCGTACAAATGCAGCTTTACAAGGGCGGAGCCGCCTGGCTTCTGCTAAGCGCCGATCCTGACTTTCCGAGGCTGCATCTCTCGACCCGACTCAAGAAGCTGGATGCGAGCGGTCCCACATTCGCGACGGAACTTCGGAGGCGACTCGAAGGAGCGAGCCTCACGGCGGCGGTTCAGCGTGGATTCGACCGTATCGTCGACCTTTGGTTCGAAACCGACGCCGGTTCATGGGTGCTCGTGGTGGAGATCATGGGCAAGCACAGCAACGTCATTCTCGTCGATCCACAGGGCCGATGCGCGGCGCCGATGAAGTCCGTGGGAATCACGAAGAGCCGCCGACCCGTGCTCGTCGGTCGCCCGTACCTGCCACCTCCCTTCGAAGAGCGCCCATCCTTGTTAGAGGCCCGGGAGGGTGACGAGCTCAAGGATTCCGAAGGCGCCGCCCCGTTTACCCTAGAGTGGATTCGGCACTTCGGTTTGGAGGCTTTCCAGCGAGCCGCCCGTGCGAACGATTACCATCCGGTCTTCGCGCCGAACCGCGGCGCGTATCCGCTTTCCATCGGAGAGCTGGGTGAAGCGGTTCCCCGCGAAAGCTTCTCGATAGCCGTCGAGCAAGCGGCAGAGGAGTTTCTCGAGAGGGTCCATGTCGATCGCCGACGTCAGAGCCTGCTGGGGCAGCTCAAGCGCGTTCGATTGGCACGGGAGCTCGCGATACGCGATTTGCAGAACGCTCTCGACACCGCAAGGGGGGCGACGGCACTCCAGCAAAGAGGTGAGCTGATCCTTGCCTACGCCTATCAGATCAAGGGTCAGGACACGGAGCTCGACGTGATCGGTTACGACGGGGAACCCCTGACCATAGCCTTGAAGCCGGATTTGACCCCAGTTGAGAACGCCGAGCGGTACTTTACGAAGGCGAAGAAGGCGAAAGCCGGCCAAGAGTCCAATCGGATCACGCTGGAGCGGCTGGAGGGCGACCTGGCCGCTCTGGATTCGGTGATGTTCCAAATCGAGTCAACGGATTCGGAACAGGAGATCGACGACCTGGCCGCCACCTGCCGGGCGCATCGCTGGCTGCACCAGCAGGTTGTCGCCGCTAGCGCTGCTGAGCGCCCGTTCGAGGGGTTCGCTGTCAGGGAGACCACCGGACCCGGAGGATGGCGGATCCTCTACGGTGACAATGCGACCGCCAACGACTACCTGACACACCGGGTTGCCAAACCGAATGACTGGTGGCTGCATGTGAGAGGGGCAGTATCTGCGCATGCCATCATCCCAACGGGGAATCAGCCCACCAAGGTGCCAAAGGAAACCCTGCTTGCCGCAGCTGAGCTCGTCGTGCGCAACAGCCCTAGCAAGCACAGCAGCTATGTGGCGGTCGACTACACCCTCAAGAAGCACGTCAGGAAGCCGCGAGGTGCGCCTCCGGGAACCGCGCTCTACACTCACGAGAAAACACTTCACGTGGACTTGAAATAG
- the ghrB gene encoding Glyoxylate/hydroxypyruvate reductase B, with amino-acid sequence MSIPHVSIYSDLGDDHVSGIRQALGGLATVSVDKEPLHETVFWITPSATPEQLTLPHLKAVIVPWAGIPQTLRETLAGFPEVALYNIHHNANAAAEMAVGLLIAAARGIVDGDRRMREGHWYGRMDDRQGINLFGKRAAVLGYGAIGRRVGAVLEALGMEVVGIRRNPEQHADGHGDLDLVLPDCHALVVCAPLTPQTVGLIDAERLGLLRHPRLVVNVGRGAIIDESALFEACRSGTVQAAGIDTWYQYPQPGDHVAFPSKHPFQDLDNVVMSPHRAGDGDSVEALRQMALIELLVNLVRGDVVQPVDPKRGY; translated from the coding sequence GTGAGCATCCCCCATGTCAGCATTTATTCTGATCTGGGGGACGATCACGTAAGCGGGATTCGCCAAGCCCTTGGCGGACTGGCGACCGTTTCGGTGGACAAAGAGCCACTGCACGAAACCGTCTTCTGGATCACGCCAAGTGCCACACCAGAGCAGCTGACACTGCCGCACCTGAAGGCTGTCATCGTTCCATGGGCCGGTATTCCCCAAACGCTCCGCGAGACTTTGGCCGGCTTCCCGGAAGTGGCTCTCTACAACATCCATCACAACGCGAACGCCGCGGCGGAGATGGCGGTGGGTCTGCTTATCGCTGCCGCCCGAGGCATCGTCGACGGGGACCGCCGCATGCGCGAGGGCCACTGGTACGGCAGGATGGACGACCGACAGGGAATCAACCTGTTCGGAAAGCGAGCGGCGGTGCTCGGTTACGGAGCGATCGGACGTCGAGTTGGAGCGGTGCTGGAGGCTTTAGGAATGGAGGTGGTGGGCATCCGCCGCAATCCGGAGCAACACGCGGATGGTCACGGCGACCTCGATCTGGTCCTACCCGACTGCCATGCCCTGGTCGTCTGCGCGCCACTGACGCCGCAAACCGTGGGCCTGATCGATGCCGAACGGCTTGGCTTGCTCAGGCATCCAAGGTTGGTGGTCAATGTGGGACGCGGCGCCATCATCGACGAATCCGCGCTCTTCGAGGCGTGCCGATCTGGCACGGTTCAGGCTGCCGGGATCGACACCTGGTATCAGTACCCCCAGCCAGGAGATCACGTAGCTTTCCCCTCGAAGCACCCTTTCCAGGACCTTGACAATGTCGTCATGAGCCCGCACCGGGCGGGTGATGGCGACTCGGTGGAAGCCCTGCGGCAAATGGCTCTTATTGAGCTCCTTGTCAACCTTGTCCGGGGCGATGTTGTTCAACCGGTGGATCCCAAGAGGGGATATTAA